The DNA window AtacttcataattataaaattcgtgatttagTTTACTGCATCTAaccctatttttatttattttcattatacCACTAATTAGACCACATTATTCAAATCTAAAAGTTTGAAGTCGAAGTATGTTCCTCCCTCTTATAATAACCAATTAAAATGAAGGTAAAAATGTATAGTTTGTTTGCTAAATATgccattatttaattatcaaaaaaaatatgccattatttaaaaaaattgttaatttagtTTATCATCTTTTTGAGTGATGCCAAACACATTCATATTTAGTTTATAGTTGACGTGGCGCAATAGTATATATGTCAAGTaggataaattttgtaaatgtggACGTAAAATAATACGTTATGTCAGCTCGAAATAAGTTATTGGTATATTTGACAAAGTGAACAAAATGATGGATTAAACtggtaaaatattaaaatcattgTATATTTAACAAAGGAGATGTAATTATGAATAGATGAATACTTTTTACCTAAAAAGAATTTGATAGTGTCTAAGCCAGTTTTGGATGCAATATATCACTAATTAACACTTATGTCAATAGTACAGTAGAAATCTTTATCCACACCCGACAACTTTCGTATCCAAGGACCAGATCAACTtataatgaattttttattcaaaatgatAGTTCTAGTAGACCAGATCAACTCATCATAAgaatttttaaatgataatgaTTGTTGGAGTACGataaaataatcatatttttcaGTTGGATTTACTGGGAGAACCTAAATCCATTAATTCTTAAGTATATGATCTATATAGCTGTCACTCAAATGAATATTCAGAATCAATGCATGGTATCATCATGATTATTTGAAAACTTCAGCTCAATTGTGTCTGATACGATTGTTATCCGTCCTTCCACCTTAACATCAAGTCACAGCCGGCCGCATATGCTTTACATATATACAGGACAACAAATTAAATACAgcaaacaataataaatttatacagTTTCTGTACTTTCTCATATTCTTATTCTACTCAATTCAATCTGTTCATTAATAAAAAGAACAATCAAATTACGACAGGCAGACGTAATCTATCATAAAACTATAACAGAATTATATACATAATTAATATGGACTAATattattgtaataaaattaGACAGAAATTACGTTGTTTTGAACTTGTTACACAATTATGAAGGAAACTTCCTTAAAAAGGTACCACTATTACCGAGTCCAgaaatgattttattaaatatggATAACATGATGAGAAGTAATTATAATAATTCCCAAATGGAAAGACGGCAAATACTGCTAAATTAGGTATATATATAGGAAATAATATGTGCATGGTTTCTCCACACATTAACACCTCTATTTATAGATCAACCATTATTACAAGGATTACACCCATCTTAGATTCTTATTACTTACATTACTTAGAATAAGTTATCAAAATGGCTGCTCGTATTCTTTTCTTCTTAGGATTTCTTGCTCTTTCTTTCGCATTTTCTCTTGCTTCCGATCCTAAGCCTCTCCAAGATTTCTGCGTGGCCGACGCTAGCGCCGCAGGTATATATGCATGAttcattaaaacaattaataaggccacaaaaaatggcaaaaactACGCTACTCAAAATTTACGCAAAAAGTGGCACATACAAAGTGCTCATTAAAAGCCATTAATTCAGCTGTTACTAATAGCTGATAATTGTCTGCCTCATAATTATatcaagtaaaataaaaaaacatattaattgCGTGATTTTGAATTTATCGGTTCAGTTCGGTTATTGTATACTCATAATTATGAAAGCTCCATTGCTTGATGCGTACTAAAATGATATTGTATTTTGCTTTATGGCAGTGGTGGTAAACGGTGTAGCTTGCAAGGATGCAAAGGTGGTTCAAGCCAATGACTTCTTCTTCAGCGGACTTCACTTATCAGGCAACACATCAAATCCAATCGGGTCGAAAGTAACTCCAGTAAACGTTGTCCAAATTCCAGGTCTCAACACTCTCGGCATCTCTCTAGCTCGTATCGACTACGCTCCATGGGGTATCAACCCCCCGCACACCCACCCTCGTGCCTCCGAAATACTAACAGTCGTCGAAGGCAGCCTGGAAGTAGGATTCGTCACGTCTAACCCCGAAAACAAGCTCATCACAAAGGTTTTAAACAAGGGAGATGTGTATGTGTTTCCAGTAAATCTGATTCATTACCAAAGAAATGTAGGGCAGAGTAAAGCTGTGGCTATTGCGGCTCTAAGCAGTCAAAATCCGGGTGTTATTACTGTGGCTAATGCTGTGTTTGGATCTAATCCTGCAATTCCTAGTGACATTCTTGCAAAGGCTTTTCAGTTGGATGCTAAAGTTGTTGGTTATCTCCAACAAAAGTTCTAGCTTTCTTTGGCTACAATGTGATTGCGTTTGTTTGCAAGTGTGTGCCTGAAAGGCTTTGAGTTCATTAAGTTgtgtttgaattttctttttctcttttgtaATGTTAATTTGATGGGATTTGTTTTTAGGAATTTTGGAACTGAATCTGATGTAATGATTATTggttgatttaatttaatgtatttgtatttcaattttaagAAAGTCGAATTTAATTACTCTTATAGATTTCGAGATTATTTTGTATGAACTAATGTAGAGATTtactattaataattttatttttcaaataagtAAACATCATAATAAATTAGCAAATTTGTTAATACTAAAGGATAAGTTCATTTATCTAAATTGTGGCTTTGACTTTTGACAGTCATGtggaatgatttttttttttgtatgactaaagttttttttttaatccacATTCACACTAATCCTCATTCGAACCGCGTAGATCATTTGTGGGAGAGAAAGCTCtaaccccaaattttaaacggctatatatatacatgagtactccaaataaaaaattaaaacatgaaaaaaatacataaaaataataagaattgtTTATTTAGAATTCTTTCTAAATAACTTTATTTTACATAACTCTTTATGATGTCAAAAATTTCGTAGGTCCATTTGTGTCAAACGTCGAAACCACATGataattaaatgaatttattctgaatattaattaataaattcagGTAGGATCTAATCATCCCGATTTATGagatattttatctatttaaaaaaaatagataggAATCGACCATTCTTTAATATTGttaatgtaaaattaataatttatgtattttatactTCGAAAGTGTTCAATAAAATTCTCTAATGCCAATTGTTTATAAGCATTTCACAATGTTCAATTCTGAAATTTTGTTAGATGCAAGtttattttataagttttaaaaaaattaattcattagATTAATAAAAAATGAGTATTTTATAAGAATGTTTTATAGATTGTTATAAATGATTCGTCTTACGATTTTATGATACAATTACAATATTGTTATATGATTATAAAATAGGATTGTGaagtttttatgaaatttgtatGAAtcatttataaacatatatggaATCTCTATGATATTGTGATCATGAATGTTGTCAAACCCGACTCGGTCGCTAAACCATGTAAAACAGAAGGTGAAGGATTAGAAGTTTAAccgaaattgaattttattttattcagatttaatttaataaaaattatttcaaaatttaatataaattatttatatatttatatttgtaactctttttattttaaaaaaaattacagttttAGCCTCAAAAAAGGACAATGCTTTGATGAAGGAAAAATAAAACTAAGTCGCAAAGACCTAATTCTCGTTGCATCTCATATGTtgtttttataaagaaaaatgctatttaatccaactattttaactcattttattGTACCATGTGGCATATTTATATTTGCTCAATTCCTATCCAAAAGTGTATATTTCAATTTCCCACTTTAATGTGATACACTCGTTTGTTGACACGTCAGGTGgtacaataaataaattaaatttgttgggTTAAATGaattactttaaaattaattctaaatttttagaTGAGATTCATTTTAATCAATACAtcacatataaattataatatacctCTACTTAACAGGCTATATAATTAGCCCTATTTTATAAGTGTTTAGCattgaattatttaatttacaatCTATTAGACTtgcatattatttaaattgaaaaatgagaATGAATATATCGAATTATGGatgcatttataataaaaaaaaagatcatttatatttttaaagtttgactTCAAAATCAAGTAAGCTCTCAAAATCTTGAAAGGTTTAAGTATACCTTCAACgttttgaaaaatgaacaaaCAAGCCCCTCAATTTCAACAACCAAACCCCCCAACGTCTcatttataagttaaaatatgaagattgttcatttttaagacgttagagaTATATTTGTACTTTCCGAACGTTAAGAGCTTCTTTGATCCGGAAGCAAACCTTAGAAGCATAAATAAATCTTTTCCCTTTATATAACGTCGAAAACGAATTGAATGTGGATGAACATGAAGGAACCGCCAGTATCACCCATTAAACATGTCTGGTGGAAAAAGCCATAACctagaaaaaaaacaaacattacggaagGCCACTCGGCGTATTTGTGAGAAGCGGTGAAAATGCACCTCAACCTCCAAACTTTCATAGTATTATCACTACGTGTCTCTTCCAATCTACTctatatatatacttatattattcctacactatattattatatatctaCACTACACTAACGGACCATACATACAGTACCATGAAGGTAACTTCATTACCAAGCTTTTGTTTTAGTATATAGTTTATGTTTACTGATGTTGTACATGTGTTTATCAGCATACAAGAAGCTCAATCTTGATCCATGATGGGATTTCCTTTGTACCAAAGGTATCAATTCTTtcatttattcttattttttgcAAATTCATGTTCAACCATGCCATATCTTATGAGGACAACACTACCTATTACAGAAATCAAAATACATGACACCAGAAGAATTATCAAGAGAAGTTCCTGAAATTTCCAAGGTAAGTCCTTATTTAAAATCCCTTTCTTTTGAATCATTTCTAATGAATTATTCtgatttgtgtttgttttgtgcAATTCTTGGAGGAAACTgatgaagaagaggaagaagaaaatgatgaagaggaagaagaggaggagAGTTCAAGTAAAAATACTAGCTATGGATATCATATGGTTAGAGGTAAAATGGAGCATGGTATGGAAGATTATGTAGTagcagaaagaagaaaaatcaaTGGCCATGATTTAGGTTTATATGCAATTTTTGATGGTCATTCTGGTCGTGATGTTGCTAAGTACTTGCAATCCAAGCTATTTGATAACATTTTGAGTGAGGTATGAACAAACTAgtgttatttctttaatttggtATATTTCAAGAAACATTCTCT is part of the Mercurialis annua linkage group LG3, ddMerAnnu1.2, whole genome shotgun sequence genome and encodes:
- the LOC126675213 gene encoding putative germin-like protein 2-1 codes for the protein MAARILFFLGFLALSFAFSLASDPKPLQDFCVADASAAVVVNGVACKDAKVVQANDFFFSGLHLSGNTSNPIGSKVTPVNVVQIPGLNTLGISLARIDYAPWGINPPHTHPRASEILTVVEGSLEVGFVTSNPENKLITKVLNKGDVYVFPVNLIHYQRNVGQSKAVAIAALSSQNPGVITVANAVFGSNPAIPSDILAKAFQLDAKVVGYLQQKF